From Candidatus Methanoperedens sp., a single genomic window includes:
- a CDS encoding peptidoglycan bridge formation glycyltransferase FemA/FemB family protein, giving the protein MINVRIANNDDKRAWNNIALKAKNSTYAHTWEWKEVIEKGFGIESLYLVAENNSGEIVGIYPGFLRPLEIKNIESISRKFRIFESPLYMTWDYGGPCVLPDADEGILDDLITQMERFARQKGAVSLRLSPFEGNNLKKILVKKGYRISERLTSIINLMISEQELWEGLNKKTRTPIRKAKNSGVEIRQDNTEFALKILFNAMHSLSKFKGFDIPQFEFYKYALDELGDKEMVKIYLANHQDKPIGAALVLCFKDMIVTRYWAILPEYRSLQANNLLVWEILMDGKKNGYKKCDLGGMPSEEKDGIYIFKSGWNGEIRHVDWFVKNVRFARMIELYRRIKSGIK; this is encoded by the coding sequence ATGATTAACGTCAGAATTGCAAATAATGATGATAAGAGGGCATGGAACAATATAGCATTGAAAGCAAAAAATAGTACTTATGCCCATACCTGGGAATGGAAGGAGGTTATCGAAAAAGGATTTGGCATTGAATCTTTATATCTTGTTGCAGAAAATAATTCAGGCGAAATTGTTGGAATATATCCAGGGTTCCTGAGGCCGTTGGAAATAAAAAATATCGAATCCATATCGAGAAAATTTAGGATATTTGAATCCCCATTGTATATGACCTGGGACTACGGTGGCCCATGTGTTTTACCAGATGCAGATGAAGGAATTTTAGATGATTTGATTACTCAAATGGAAAGGTTCGCAAGGCAAAAAGGAGCTGTTTCTTTAAGACTTTCTCCGTTTGAAGGAAATAATCTTAAGAAAATTTTGGTAAAAAAGGGGTATAGGATATCGGAGAGGTTGACATCTATTATCAACTTAATGATCAGCGAACAGGAACTATGGGAGGGATTAAATAAAAAGACTCGCACACCTATACGAAAAGCAAAAAATTCAGGAGTGGAAATTAGACAAGATAACACAGAATTTGCATTGAAGATTTTATTTAATGCCATGCATTCGTTATCGAAATTCAAAGGATTTGACATCCCCCAATTTGAATTTTATAAATATGCCCTGGATGAACTGGGTGATAAAGAAATGGTTAAAATATATTTAGCCAATCACCAGGATAAACCAATCGGTGCTGCACTTGTACTTTGTTTTAAAGATATGATTGTTACGAGATATTGGGCAATTTTGCCAGAATATCGCTCATTGCAGGCAAATAATTTATTGGTTTGGGAAATACTTATGGACGGAAAGAAAAATGGATATAAAAAATGCGATCTTGGTGGTATGCCTTCTGAAGAGAAAGATGGAATTTACATTTTTAAATCAGGCTGGAATGGTGAAATAAGACATGTCGATTGGTTTGTGAAAAATGTAAGGTTTGCGCGCATGATAGAATTATACAGGCGCATTAAATCGGGAATAAAATGA